The following coding sequences are from one Campylobacter concisus window:
- the leuS gene encoding leucine--tRNA ligase, with amino-acid sequence MAEKRKYEPLKIEKKWQEIWDKNEEFEPKDDLSLPKKYILSMFPYPSGRIHMGHVRNYSIGDALARSYRKSGYNVLHPIGFDSFGMPAENAAIKHKIHPKIWTYENIDYMKKELASLGFSFSKKRILATSDPLYTKWEQSFFIKMFEKGLVYRKNAIINWCEYDQTVLANEQVEDGKCWRCGNDVVQKELPGYYFNITKYASELLDDLKLLEGKWPNQVITMQENWIGRSYGLEFKFYLDEASKEALGGKFDGFEVFTTRADTIYGVSYTALAPEHPIVKALLESDKIDESKKAKIKAILNQSPRERQASEKDGEFLGIYVVHPLTNEKIPVWVANFILADYGSGAIMAVPAHDQRDFEFASKFNLPIKPVVKPLEGESDSSKAYSEYGISINSELINGLASEEAKNFIIEKFEKDGLGKRITNYKLRDWGISRQRYWGAPIPVVHCKCCGVVPEKEENLPIALPEDVEITGEGNPLDKHPAWKFTKCPKCGQDAIRETDTMDTFVESSWYFARFASNEKTWEQKALDEKSVNYWMNVNQYIGGIEHAILHLLYARFFQKVLRDLGYLRDDEPFENLLTQGMVLKDGKKMSKSKGNVVDPDDIINKYGADTARLFILFAAPPQKELEWNDSAVEGAFRFLNRLWEKAQTIKKIDKLPKIDHESLNKDEKFARLKIYEALKKSTEVFGDTFAFNTLIAACMEALNAINAQDNEDVNAEGFFIILNLLEPIVPHIANELSEELFGRKNFTKIAVKEEVFVKDSIALAVTVNGKKRAEFEVAASESEGEILKLAKQNVAKWLEGKEILKEIYIKGKLVNFVIKG; translated from the coding sequence ATGGCTGAAAAGAGAAAATATGAGCCTTTGAAGATAGAAAAAAAATGGCAAGAAATTTGGGATAAAAATGAAGAATTTGAACCAAAAGACGATCTAAGCTTGCCGAAAAAATATATCCTAAGTATGTTTCCATATCCAAGCGGACGCATACATATGGGGCATGTAAGAAACTACTCTATCGGCGATGCGCTGGCTAGGTCATATAGAAAAAGCGGATATAACGTGCTTCATCCTATTGGCTTTGATAGCTTTGGCATGCCAGCTGAAAATGCAGCCATAAAACATAAAATTCACCCTAAAATTTGGACTTATGAAAACATCGACTATATGAAAAAAGAGCTTGCAAGTCTTGGCTTTTCATTTTCTAAAAAGAGAATTTTAGCCACATCTGATCCTCTTTACACTAAGTGGGAGCAAAGCTTTTTTATAAAGATGTTTGAAAAAGGGCTTGTTTATAGAAAAAATGCAATTATAAATTGGTGCGAATACGATCAAACCGTGCTTGCAAATGAGCAGGTGGAGGATGGCAAATGCTGGAGATGTGGTAATGATGTTGTACAAAAAGAGCTTCCAGGATATTACTTTAACATCACAAAATATGCTAGTGAGCTACTTGATGATCTGAAACTTCTTGAAGGCAAATGGCCAAATCAAGTAATCACAATGCAAGAAAACTGGATCGGCAGAAGCTACGGCCTAGAGTTTAAATTTTATCTTGATGAGGCTTCAAAAGAGGCTTTAGGTGGTAAATTTGATGGCTTTGAGGTATTTACTACAAGAGCTGATACGATTTACGGCGTTAGTTACACAGCTCTTGCACCTGAGCATCCTATCGTAAAAGCGTTGCTTGAGAGTGATAAAATTGATGAAAGCAAAAAGGCAAAGATAAAAGCAATCCTAAATCAAAGCCCAAGAGAGCGTCAAGCGAGCGAAAAAGACGGAGAATTTTTAGGAATTTACGTTGTTCATCCACTCACAAATGAAAAGATCCCAGTTTGGGTTGCAAATTTCATCCTAGCTGACTACGGCAGTGGCGCTATTATGGCTGTTCCTGCGCATGATCAAAGGGACTTCGAGTTTGCAAGTAAATTTAATCTTCCTATAAAGCCAGTCGTAAAGCCGCTTGAGGGTGAGAGCGATAGCTCAAAAGCATACTCTGAGTACGGAATTTCTATAAATTCTGAGCTTATAAATGGACTTGCTTCAGAAGAAGCTAAAAATTTCATAATAGAAAAATTTGAAAAAGATGGTTTAGGCAAAAGGATCACAAACTATAAACTAAGAGACTGGGGAATTTCTCGCCAAAGATACTGGGGTGCGCCAATACCAGTAGTGCACTGCAAATGCTGCGGCGTAGTGCCTGAAAAAGAGGAAAATTTACCTATCGCGCTACCTGAAGATGTCGAGATCACAGGCGAGGGCAATCCTTTAGATAAACATCCGGCTTGGAAATTTACAAAGTGTCCAAAATGCGGACAAGATGCGATCAGAGAGACTGATACGATGGATACGTTTGTGGAGAGTAGCTGGTATTTTGCTAGATTTGCAAGTAATGAGAAGACTTGGGAGCAAAAAGCACTTGACGAAAAGAGCGTGAATTACTGGATGAATGTAAATCAGTATATCGGAGGCATCGAGCATGCGATCTTGCACCTTTTATACGCTAGATTTTTCCAAAAGGTCTTAAGAGATCTAGGCTATCTAAGAGATGATGAGCCGTTTGAAAATTTACTAACTCAAGGTATGGTCTTAAAAGATGGCAAAAAGATGAGCAAAAGTAAGGGCAACGTCGTAGATCCTGACGATATTATCAATAAATATGGTGCTGATACGGCAAGGCTGTTTATCCTTTTTGCAGCGCCTCCTCAAAAAGAGCTTGAGTGGAATGACAGCGCAGTTGAAGGTGCATTTAGGTTTTTGAATAGACTTTGGGAAAAAGCTCAGACTATCAAAAAGATAGATAAATTGCCTAAGATAGATCACGAAAGCCTAAACAAAGATGAGAAATTTGCAAGACTAAAAATTTATGAAGCGCTTAAAAAATCAACTGAGGTTTTTGGCGACACATTTGCTTTTAATACATTGATTGCTGCTTGCATGGAGGCACTAAATGCCATAAATGCGCAGGATAACGAAGATGTAAATGCTGAGGGCTTTTTCATCATCTTAAATTTACTAGAGCCTATTGTGCCGCATATCGCAAATGAGCTTAGTGAAGAGCTTTTTGGTAGAAAAAATTTCACAAAGATAGCCGTAAAAGAAGAGGTTTTTGTAAAAGATAGCATCGCTCTTGCAGTTACAGTAAATGGTAAAAAAAGAGCCGAGTTTGAAGTAGCAGCAAGCGAGAGTGAGGGTGAAATTTTAAAGCTAGCTAAGCAAAATGTGGCTAAATGGCTTGAAGGAAAAGAAATTTTAAAAGAGATTTATATAAAAGGCAAATTAGTAAATTTTGTCATTAAAGGATAA
- the lptE gene encoding LPS assembly lipoprotein LptE, whose product MRYFLAFFIAIFICGCGYKPVSKITHDLVGDKIYVDVIISKEEPKNSVWIKDAVKEGMVARLNKDLSSKESADTSIIISVKDLNYEAIIYDEFGYITSYKAHLSLNYKTKFKDGSVVDIPATGEYDFSVVRRQKDVRFADSILSDTQKYEAIKEASKEAFDEYIASLAVKGYRNGSSNR is encoded by the coding sequence TTGAGATATTTTTTAGCGTTTTTTATTGCGATATTTATCTGCGGGTGTGGTTATAAGCCGGTTTCAAAGATCACACATGATCTAGTTGGCGATAAAATTTATGTTGATGTGATTATCAGCAAAGAAGAGCCAAAAAATAGTGTTTGGATAAAGGATGCTGTAAAAGAGGGCATGGTCGCAAGGCTAAATAAAGATTTATCAAGTAAAGAGAGTGCTGATACTTCGATAATTATTTCGGTAAAAGATTTAAATTACGAAGCGATCATTTATGATGAGTTTGGTTACATTACGTCATATAAAGCACATTTAAGCTTAAATTATAAGACTAAATTTAAAGATGGTAGCGTGGTTGATATTCCAGCCACTGGCGAGTATGACTTTAGTGTCGTAAGACGTCAAAAAGATGTAAGATTTGCTGATAGCATTCTTAGTGATACTCAAAAATACGAAGCTATCAAAGAGGCATCAAAAGAGGCCTTTGATGAGTATATCGCAAGTTTAGCGGTAAAAGGATATAGAAATGGCAGCAGTAACCGTTAG
- the sstT gene encoding serine/threonine transporter SstT: protein MNMLKNIARRYADGNLIIQILVGIILGALVGFYTHYEAAPYNKISAKIQTIQNESGLSVDEVIKTRLSQDEAKQLNEAKEKASSADSIAASASVLGDLFKGALKAIAPILVFVLVATSIILRDFGHTKGMQKIITLYLIGTFLAAVVAVIASFLFPVELSLKGLASADMSAPQGITNVLKDLIYKMVENPINALANGNYIGIITWAVGSGIALRNSTAETKKVFKDISDGVTHIVKFIIRLAPFGIFGMVAISIHETGFEVLAGYLKLILVLVGAMLVVAFIIYPAMVFVLTRKNPYPLVMICLKESAISAFFTRSSAANIPVNMALCKKLGLKEELYSISIPLGATINMGGAAVTISILALTAVNSIPSITVTFGDALLLCFISALGACGASGVAGGSLLLVPLACGLFGISNDIAMQFVTVGFTIGVIQDSVETALNSSSDVLFTAVASETSN, encoded by the coding sequence ATGAATATGCTTAAAAACATAGCAAGAAGATACGCCGATGGAAATTTGATAATTCAAATTTTAGTTGGTATCATCCTAGGTGCCCTAGTTGGCTTTTACACACACTACGAAGCAGCTCCTTATAACAAGATCTCGGCTAAAATTCAAACTATTCAAAACGAAAGTGGTTTGAGCGTAGATGAAGTTATAAAAACTCGCCTTAGTCAAGATGAAGCCAAGCAGCTAAATGAAGCCAAAGAAAAAGCTAGTTCAGCCGATTCTATCGCAGCTTCAGCTTCAGTTTTAGGCGATTTATTCAAAGGTGCTTTAAAAGCTATCGCACCAATTCTTGTCTTTGTTTTAGTGGCAACATCCATTATTTTAAGAGATTTTGGTCATACAAAAGGTATGCAAAAGATCATTACACTCTATCTAATTGGTACATTTTTAGCAGCCGTTGTTGCAGTTATTGCTAGTTTCTTATTCCCAGTGGAGCTTTCTTTAAAAGGTCTTGCAAGTGCTGATATGTCAGCGCCTCAAGGAATTACCAATGTTTTAAAAGATCTCATTTATAAAATGGTCGAAAATCCAATAAACGCCCTTGCAAATGGTAACTATATAGGCATCATCACCTGGGCAGTTGGTAGTGGTATAGCGCTTAGAAATTCCACAGCTGAGACTAAAAAAGTATTTAAAGATATAAGCGATGGCGTAACCCATATTGTTAAATTTATCATTAGACTAGCTCCGTTTGGTATCTTTGGTATGGTTGCTATTAGCATTCATGAAACTGGATTTGAAGTACTTGCAGGATATCTAAAACTGATTTTAGTTCTTGTTGGAGCAATGCTTGTTGTCGCATTTATCATCTACCCAGCCATGGTTTTTGTATTAACTAGAAAAAATCCTTATCCACTTGTCATGATCTGCCTAAAAGAGAGCGCTATTTCAGCATTTTTTACAAGAAGCTCGGCCGCAAATATCCCTGTAAATATGGCACTTTGCAAAAAGCTTGGTCTAAAAGAGGAGCTTTACTCGATCTCTATCCCACTTGGTGCTACTATAAACATGGGCGGAGCGGCAGTTACCATTAGTATTCTAGCGCTTACTGCGGTAAATTCTATCCCATCTATCACAGTTACTTTTGGCGATGCGCTACTTCTTTGTTTCATCTCAGCTCTTGGTGCATGCGGCGCATCTGGCGTGGCTGGTGGCTCTTTGCTTCTAGTGCCATTAGCGTGCGGTCTTTTTGGTATCAGTAATGACATCGCAATGCAGTTTGTAACAGTTGGTTTTACAATTGGTGTTATCCAAGACTCAGTTGAAACTGCGCTAAATAGCTCATCAGACGTGCTTTTTACAGCCGTAGCTTCAGAGACTTCAAACTAA
- a CDS encoding apolipoprotein N-acyltransferase, giving the protein MLKNQRFAWFSLFVRFLNGHFSTKIIIKAFVGAFLLSNFIFLSLFENLLLNFISPFLTLTGICIIINLSRAGFFVVGFFTGILWFYWISFSFIYYELVWLIPFVILFVAFVYGFMFWVASFPSFVVLRAVLLFLVSYVHPFGFNWFNLEATLVLGAFEPSTRGLIFIFLAAISLSLKGKILKFILAFICLVAALQFKGSEAKTLPFDVELINTDIAQRVRWDKSLRMKFTNDNLDLINNAIAEQKRLIVLPESAFPLFMTNEPLLVDELKELSKKITIVAGALAYENKQIYNSAFLFQDGDLRRMDKKFLVPFGEEIPLPKFMQDAVNKLFFGGASDFKKAENFSDYGIDGVKIRNAICYEATREELYRGEFDVVVAITNNGWFVPSSEPVLQRLLIKHLATKYNKAVYHSVNGSKSEIIKPKKAFWNEF; this is encoded by the coding sequence ATGTTAAAAAATCAGCGTTTTGCATGGTTTTCCTTATTTGTAAGATTTTTAAATGGGCATTTTAGCACTAAAATTATAATAAAAGCCTTTGTCGGTGCTTTTTTGCTTTCCAACTTTATTTTTTTAAGCCTCTTCGAGAATTTGCTCTTAAATTTTATCTCGCCATTTTTAACTTTAACTGGAATTTGCATTATCATAAATTTAAGCAGAGCTGGTTTTTTCGTGGTTGGATTTTTCACAGGAATTTTATGGTTTTATTGGATCAGCTTTAGTTTTATCTACTATGAGCTTGTTTGGCTTATACCATTTGTCATTCTCTTTGTAGCATTTGTTTACGGATTTATGTTTTGGGTAGCCTCTTTTCCCAGTTTTGTCGTGCTAAGAGCTGTTTTACTATTTTTAGTAAGCTACGTTCATCCATTTGGCTTTAACTGGTTTAATCTCGAAGCAACACTTGTTTTAGGCGCTTTTGAGCCAAGCACAAGAGGGCTTATATTTATATTTCTTGCGGCTATTTCTTTGAGTTTAAAAGGCAAAATTTTAAAATTTATCCTAGCTTTTATCTGCCTAGTAGCCGCTTTACAGTTTAAAGGTAGCGAGGCAAAGACTCTACCATTTGACGTGGAGCTAATAAACACCGATATCGCTCAAAGAGTGCGCTGGGATAAAAGCTTACGCATGAAATTTACAAATGACAATTTAGACTTAATAAATAACGCCATAGCCGAGCAAAAACGCCTTATCGTCCTTCCGGAGAGCGCGTTTCCATTATTTATGACAAATGAGCCGCTGCTCGTTGATGAGCTAAAAGAGCTTTCAAAAAAGATAACCATCGTAGCTGGTGCGCTTGCCTATGAAAATAAGCAAATTTATAACTCCGCCTTTTTATTTCAAGATGGCGATCTAAGGCGAATGGATAAGAAATTTTTAGTGCCATTTGGCGAAGAAATTCCTTTGCCAAAATTTATGCAAGATGCAGTAAATAAGCTATTTTTTGGCGGAGCTAGTGACTTTAAAAAGGCTGAAAATTTTAGCGACTATGGGATAGACGGAGTTAAAATTAGAAATGCTATCTGCTATGAAGCGACAAGAGAGGAGCTTTATAGGGGCGAATTTGACGTGGTTGTAGCTATCACAAACAATGGCTGGTTTGTGCCAAGTAGCGAACCTGTGCTTCAAAGGCTGCTTATAAAACACCTTGCCACAAAATACAATAAAGCAGTCTATCACAGCGTAAATGGCTCAAAAAGTGAGATCATAAAGCCTAAAAAAGCGTTTTGGAATGAGTTTTAA
- the metK gene encoding methionine adenosyltransferase: MYLFTSEVVSPGHPDKCADIIADSIVDTILTQDPNGRVASEVFVAGKNIVIGGEINSKVKLSYKDYEKIVKDALAHIGYDGKSNFTKEQCLHPDDIEVKVCLNQQSPDINQGVDQNDGEIGAGDQGIMFGFASCEAKEFMPAAITYARMLCDKVYKFAKANPDKLGVDIKTQVTIDYGSKDNFENCKPQSIHTIVVSAPCVESMKIEELRALIQKLIDETGLPKELYNKEKTIIYINPTGRYVNHSSLHDSGLTGRKLIVDSFGGYSPIGGGAQSSKDYTKVDRSGLYAARWIAKNIVAAGLAKKCIVQISYAIGVAKPTSVSVDTMGTHANGINDDMLSNFVSEHFALTPRWITNKFGLDKPSKDTFLYAKVAAKGQVGNAKYPWEKLDAVDTFKALLKK, translated from the coding sequence ATGTATCTATTTACTTCTGAAGTTGTAAGTCCGGGTCATCCAGATAAATGTGCTGATATAATCGCTGATAGCATAGTGGATACTATTTTAACACAAGATCCAAATGGTCGTGTCGCAAGTGAAGTCTTTGTGGCTGGAAAAAATATAGTAATAGGTGGAGAGATAAACTCAAAGGTAAAACTCTCATATAAAGACTACGAAAAGATTGTAAAAGACGCTCTAGCGCATATTGGATATGACGGAAAGAGCAACTTTACAAAAGAGCAGTGCTTGCACCCAGATGATATCGAGGTCAAAGTCTGCTTAAACCAACAAAGCCCAGATATAAATCAAGGCGTTGATCAGAATGATGGCGAGATTGGGGCAGGTGATCAAGGTATTATGTTTGGTTTTGCAAGCTGCGAAGCAAAAGAATTTATGCCAGCAGCTATAACTTACGCAAGAATGCTTTGCGATAAAGTATATAAATTTGCCAAAGCAAACCCTGATAAGCTTGGCGTTGATATTAAAACGCAAGTTACGATTGATTACGGTAGCAAAGACAACTTTGAAAATTGCAAACCTCAAAGTATCCACACTATCGTCGTTTCTGCCCCTTGCGTGGAGAGCATGAAGATAGAAGAGCTTCGCGCACTAATACAAAAATTAATAGACGAAACTGGCCTTCCAAAAGAGCTATATAATAAAGAAAAAACGATCATCTATATAAACCCAACAGGCAGATATGTAAATCACAGCTCACTTCACGATAGCGGCCTAACAGGTAGAAAACTAATCGTTGATAGCTTTGGTGGATATAGTCCAATAGGCGGCGGTGCTCAGTCAAGTAAGGACTACACAAAGGTTGATCGCAGCGGACTTTACGCAGCTCGCTGGATAGCTAAAAATATCGTAGCAGCTGGCCTTGCAAAAAAATGTATCGTCCAGATAAGCTACGCGATCGGTGTTGCAAAGCCAACTTCAGTTAGTGTTGATACCATGGGAACTCATGCAAATGGCATAAATGACGATATGCTTTCAAATTTTGTAAGCGAGCATTTCGCTCTAACGCCTCGCTGGATAACAAATAAATTTGGTCTTGATAAGCCAAGTAAAGATACGTTTTTATATGCAAAAGTAGCTGCAAAAGGTCAAGTGGGAAATGCAAAATACCCTTGGGAAAAGCTTGATGCAGTCGATACTTTCAAGGCTTTACTAAAAAAATAA
- the secD gene encoding protein translocase subunit SecD: MRNARVTYRLVILILALIFGFGFSVPSFFQTQSGAKISLGLDLQGGLHMLLGVETSEAIHSKIKSIAGSINYYAKKEDVLIDKFKIKEENIDFTLLDGDEAPKVDKALAEIKGLDIKKDGLNYSISLTEQERTDTIEYAISQAVETIRNRLDQFGLAEPTVARQGKDNILVELPGIKTEEDEQRARDLIAKAAHLQLMAVDDKRQDQANTMSEAEAESYGDVIFKDAKNDRVKYVVKNIPVLDGSMLTDAKVAFSQQNNLPIINFTLNSEGARIFGDFTGANVGKRLAIVLDGKVYSAPVINERIGGGSGQISGGFTLDEAHDVAIALRSGALLAPVKMLEKRSVGPSLGQESINQSMVALAAGSILVVLFMLVYYGISGIFANIALVADVVILVAVMALFGATLTLPGMAGIVLTIGMAVDANVIINERIRELLREGVAIRTAVQKGYEHAMSAIIDSNLTTIITVAVLYAYGTGPVKGFAVTMAIGIMASMLTAILGTHGMFDAVMDKIEKSGNTRLWFGYKRS, encoded by the coding sequence ATGCGTAACGCAAGAGTCACATATAGGCTAGTTATCTTAATATTAGCCTTGATTTTTGGTTTTGGCTTTTCGGTGCCATCTTTTTTTCAAACACAAAGTGGAGCTAAAATTTCACTTGGCCTTGATCTTCAAGGCGGCCTTCATATGCTACTTGGTGTTGAAACGAGCGAAGCTATTCACTCAAAAATAAAATCAATAGCTGGAAGTATAAATTATTATGCTAAAAAAGAAGATGTGTTAATTGATAAATTTAAGATTAAAGAAGAGAACATTGACTTTACTCTTCTTGATGGCGACGAAGCTCCAAAAGTAGATAAAGCACTAGCTGAGATAAAGGGGCTTGATATCAAAAAAGATGGTTTAAATTACAGCATATCTTTAACAGAACAAGAAAGAACGGATACGATCGAGTATGCGATCTCGCAAGCTGTTGAAACTATTAGAAACAGACTCGATCAGTTTGGTCTAGCTGAGCCAACTGTTGCCAGACAAGGCAAAGATAATATCCTAGTTGAGCTTCCTGGCATAAAGACTGAAGAGGATGAACAAAGAGCAAGAGATCTTATCGCAAAGGCTGCTCACTTGCAGCTTATGGCAGTTGATGACAAAAGACAAGATCAGGCTAATACCATGAGCGAGGCCGAGGCTGAAAGCTATGGTGACGTGATCTTTAAAGATGCCAAAAATGACCGCGTAAAATATGTCGTTAAAAATATCCCTGTGCTTGATGGCTCGATGCTAACTGACGCAAAGGTTGCATTTTCTCAGCAAAATAACCTACCGATCATAAATTTCACACTAAATTCAGAAGGTGCTAGAATTTTTGGCGATTTTACTGGCGCAAATGTGGGCAAAAGGCTTGCTATCGTGCTTGATGGCAAGGTCTATTCAGCTCCAGTTATAAATGAAAGAATAGGTGGCGGCAGCGGCCAGATCAGCGGTGGCTTTACACTTGATGAAGCTCACGACGTAGCGATCGCGCTTAGAAGTGGCGCACTTTTAGCACCTGTTAAGATGCTAGAAAAAAGAAGTGTCGGTCCATCTTTAGGACAAGAGAGCATCAACCAAAGCATGGTAGCACTTGCTGCTGGATCTATTTTAGTCGTGCTATTTATGCTAGTTTATTATGGAATTTCTGGAATTTTTGCAAATATCGCGCTAGTTGCAGACGTTGTTATATTAGTTGCTGTCATGGCGCTTTTTGGAGCGACGCTTACCTTACCTGGTATGGCTGGTATCGTGCTAACGATTGGTATGGCAGTTGATGCAAACGTCATCATAAATGAGCGTATACGTGAGCTTTTGCGTGAAGGCGTGGCGATAAGAACGGCCGTGCAAAAGGGCTATGAGCACGCTATGAGTGCGATCATCGATTCAAACTTAACTACCATCATCACAGTTGCTGTGCTTTATGCTTATGGTACTGGCCCAGTTAAAGGATTTGCTGTGACAATGGCGATAGGTATCATGGCTTCTATGCTAACGGCCATTTTAGGCACACATGGCATGTTTGATGCAGTCATGGATAAGATAGAAAAAAGCGGAAATACCAGACTTTGGTTTGGTTATAAAAGGAGCTAG
- the yajC gene encoding preprotein translocase subunit YajC has product MQNADFLTSLLPLVVLFAIFYFLVIRPQQKQQKAHAAMLAALDKGDKIITNGGLICEVIKAENDFIKVKLNDDVIVRIAREFIAKKIEDK; this is encoded by the coding sequence ATGCAAAACGCTGATTTTTTAACATCATTACTACCTCTTGTTGTGCTTTTCGCCATATTTTACTTTTTGGTTATTAGACCTCAACAAAAACAACAAAAAGCCCATGCAGCAATGCTCGCAGCTCTTGATAAAGGTGATAAGATAATAACTAATGGCGGACTTATCTGCGAAGTGATTAAAGCCGAAAATGATTTTATCAAAGTTAAACTTAACGATGATGTAATCGTTCGTATAGCACGCGAGTTTATAGCTAAAAAGATCGAAGATAAATAA
- the secF gene encoding protein translocase subunit SecF, translating to MQIFTKAKVYDFMRFRFVSLALSIFLFVGSIFLLATKGLNYGIDFSGGTLIQLKYDTKAPLDKIRDAFGTNEVLKNASVTEFGSEDEAVIRFSGSSSNLTGDIGTEIKQILKDTGNFEVRRVDIVGPKVGDELREKGLMALGISLIGILIYITFRFEWRFALAAIATEIHDIVITVGAISLFNIDVNLDTLAAVLTVLGYSLNDTIIIFDRIREGIKESKRTDIEGVINESVSATLSRTILTSATTMMTVLVLFLFGGDMIHGFSFILIVGIIIGTISSIYISSPFLIWFKFSIEYFRSRETEKQKIKKEREKERAMFEKGVV from the coding sequence ATGCAAATTTTTACTAAGGCAAAAGTTTATGATTTTATGCGGTTTAGATTTGTGTCACTCGCACTTTCTATATTTTTATTTGTTGGTTCGATCTTTTTGCTTGCAACAAAGGGTTTAAACTACGGCATCGACTTCTCTGGTGGTACGCTTATACAGCTAAAATACGACACCAAAGCGCCACTTGATAAAATTCGTGATGCTTTTGGCACAAATGAAGTGCTTAAAAACGCCTCTGTTACTGAGTTTGGAAGCGAAGATGAGGCTGTTATTAGATTTTCAGGTTCAAGCTCAAATTTAACTGGTGACATCGGCACTGAGATAAAGCAAATTTTAAAAGATACTGGAAATTTTGAAGTAAGACGTGTTGATATCGTTGGACCAAAGGTTGGTGACGAGCTTAGAGAAAAAGGCTTGATGGCTCTTGGAATTTCACTAATTGGCATATTAATCTACATCACATTTAGGTTTGAGTGGCGTTTTGCGCTTGCTGCGATCGCAACTGAAATTCACGATATAGTTATAACTGTCGGTGCTATTTCGCTATTTAATATTGATGTAAATTTAGATACTTTGGCTGCCGTTTTAACAGTGCTTGGCTACTCGCTAAATGATACTATCATCATTTTTGATAGGATCAGGGAGGGTATTAAAGAGAGCAAGAGGACTGATATTGAGGGCGTTATAAATGAGTCAGTGTCTGCTACGCTTTCAAGGACTATTCTAACTTCTGCAACTACGATGATGACGGTTCTTGTGCTATTTTTATTTGGTGGAGATATGATACATGGATTTTCATTTATTCTTATCGTTGGTATTATTATAGGAACGATCAGCTCGATCTACATCTCTTCGCCGTTTCTTATCTGGTTCAAATTTAGCATCGAGTATTTTAGAAGTAGAGAGACTGAAAAGCAAAAGATAAAAAAAGAGCGCGAAAAAGAGCGTGCTATGTTTGAGAAAGGTGTTGTGTAA
- a CDS encoding DUF6394 family protein — translation MNWGKVIYIFFALMSLTTTAEFLYDKNEIALFVAASINLVSTLLKIGVKNLLSAELFASSLVADLHLIPAFVILQVSENITLSYSLAIGAVIANIFSLALVLIESSKAQEEF, via the coding sequence ATGAACTGGGGAAAAGTTATCTACATATTTTTTGCGTTAATGAGTCTTACGACTACAGCAGAATTTTTATATGATAAAAACGAGATCGCCCTTTTTGTGGCGGCTAGTATAAATTTAGTTTCAACGCTACTTAAGATCGGTGTTAAAAATTTACTCTCAGCTGAGCTTTTTGCAAGCTCGCTGGTTGCTGATTTACACCTTATACCAGCTTTTGTTATTTTGCAAGTCTCTGAAAATATAACACTTAGCTATTCGTTGGCTATTGGCGCAGTCATTGCAAATATATTTTCACTAGCCTTGGTTTTAATAGAATCAAGTAAAGCTCAAGAAGAATTTTAG